One genomic segment of Stenotrophomonas sp. 704A1 includes these proteins:
- a CDS encoding polysaccharide deacetylase family protein, which produces MANARTVPVLMHHHVSNSPGMITVSPENFESQIAWLARSGWTSLTLEQYAGFLAGKPVPRKSIVITFDDGYLDNWVYAHPILQKYGMHAVVFVVTGWMHDGPLRPHAGIAGAALPQTPDHRACEALIYEHGRSDEVMMRWSEARAAIAAGTFEVHCHTHTHTRWLRRQDLDRVQRRAGLSGDLALARQVLQDKLGEVSDTLCWPYGDFDQDHVEVAREQGFRYLHTTHPFGRNVVGGDPERIYRFAIRNRPASWLRKRIAWSYNPLIAPLFNGFKARQKKMVPGP; this is translated from the coding sequence ATGGCTAATGCCCGAACCGTACCGGTGCTGATGCATCACCACGTCAGCAACTCCCCCGGCATGATCACGGTGTCGCCGGAGAATTTCGAAAGCCAGATCGCCTGGCTGGCGCGCAGCGGCTGGACCTCGCTGACGCTGGAGCAGTACGCCGGCTTCCTGGCCGGCAAGCCGGTGCCGCGCAAGTCGATCGTGATCACCTTCGACGATGGCTACCTGGACAACTGGGTCTACGCCCACCCCATCCTGCAGAAATACGGCATGCACGCGGTGGTGTTCGTGGTGACCGGCTGGATGCACGATGGCCCGCTGCGGCCGCACGCCGGCATCGCCGGGGCCGCGCTGCCGCAGACGCCGGACCATCGCGCCTGCGAAGCGCTGATCTACGAGCACGGCCGCAGCGACGAGGTGATGATGCGCTGGAGTGAAGCACGCGCGGCGATTGCAGCCGGCACCTTCGAGGTCCATTGCCATACCCACACCCACACCCGCTGGCTGCGCCGCCAGGACCTGGACCGGGTGCAGCGTCGCGCCGGCCTCAGCGGCGACCTGGCCCTGGCCCGGCAGGTGCTGCAGGACAAACTGGGCGAGGTCTCCGACACGCTGTGCTGGCCCTATGGCGATTTCGACCAGGACCATGTCGAGGTGGCACGTGAACAGGGTTTCCGCTACCTGCACACGACCCATCCGTTCGGCCGCAACGTGGTCGGTGGCGATCCGGAGCGCATCTACCGGTTCGCCATCCGCAACCGGCCGGCCAGCTGGCTGCGCAAGCGCATCGCCTGGAGCTACAACCCGCTGATCGCGCCGCTGTTCAACGGCTTCAAGGCGCGCCAGAAGAAGATGGTGCCCGGCCCCTGA
- the glmM gene encoding phosphoglucosamine mutase has translation MAGRKYFGTDGIRGRVGQGPISADFVLRLGNALGRVLVAQRGADGRRPIVVIGKDTRISGYMFEAALEAGLVAAGADVQLLGPMPTPAVAFLTRTLGVDAGIVISASHNPHYDNGIKFFSAQGEKLDDATELALEAALDVPFSTAVSEKLGKAARAREAVGRYIEFCKSSVPRAFDLRGVRLVLDCAHGATYQIAPLLFRELGAEVIGIGAEPNGLNINDGVGSTHIDNLAAKVRETRADLGIAFDGDGDRVLMADDQGNPVDGDDLLYILARAWQAQGRLRGPVVGTLMSNFGLEKALAELQIPFLRSNVGDRYVHQALVEGGGVLGGEASGHLLCLDRATTGDGIVSALQVLVALRQQGQSLREALQALEKVPQKTVNVRLGDVSARSTVQADSVQAALAEAQRAVSGRGRAFLRPSGTEPVVRVTVEADDATLMQETLDRLSAAVTAAAA, from the coding sequence ATGGCAGGCCGCAAGTACTTCGGTACCGATGGCATCCGTGGGCGCGTGGGGCAGGGGCCGATCTCGGCCGACTTCGTGCTGCGGCTGGGCAACGCCCTGGGCCGTGTCCTGGTCGCCCAGCGCGGCGCTGACGGCCGCCGCCCGATCGTGGTGATCGGCAAGGACACCCGCATCTCCGGCTACATGTTCGAGGCGGCGCTGGAGGCCGGGCTGGTCGCCGCCGGCGCGGACGTGCAGCTGCTCGGCCCGATGCCCACGCCGGCGGTCGCATTCCTGACCCGCACGCTGGGCGTGGATGCCGGCATCGTCATCAGTGCTTCGCACAATCCGCATTACGACAACGGCATCAAGTTCTTCTCCGCCCAGGGCGAGAAGCTCGACGATGCCACCGAACTGGCGCTGGAAGCGGCGCTGGACGTGCCGTTCTCCACGGCCGTGTCGGAGAAACTGGGCAAGGCGGCGCGTGCGCGCGAGGCGGTCGGCCGCTACATCGAGTTCTGCAAGTCGAGCGTGCCGCGTGCGTTCGACCTGCGCGGGGTACGCCTGGTGCTCGACTGCGCGCATGGTGCCACCTACCAGATCGCGCCGCTGCTGTTCCGCGAACTGGGGGCGGAGGTGATCGGCATCGGCGCCGAGCCCAACGGCCTGAACATCAACGACGGGGTCGGTTCGACCCACATCGACAATCTGGCCGCCAAGGTGCGCGAAACCCGCGCCGATCTCGGCATCGCCTTCGATGGCGACGGTGACCGCGTGCTGATGGCCGACGACCAGGGCAATCCGGTCGATGGCGATGACCTGCTGTACATCCTGGCGCGTGCCTGGCAGGCGCAGGGACGCCTGCGTGGCCCCGTGGTCGGCACCCTGATGAGCAACTTCGGCCTGGAAAAGGCCCTGGCCGAGCTGCAGATTCCCTTCCTGCGCAGCAACGTCGGTGACCGCTACGTGCACCAGGCGCTGGTCGAAGGCGGTGGCGTGCTCGGCGGCGAAGCGTCCGGCCATCTGCTGTGCCTGGACCGGGCCACGACCGGTGACGGCATCGTCAGTGCCCTGCAGGTGCTGGTGGCGCTGCGGCAGCAGGGGCAGAGCCTGCGCGAGGCGCTGCAGGCGCTGGAGAAGGTGCCGCAGAAGACCGTCAACGTGCGCCTGGGCGATGTGTCGGCGCGCTCCACGGTGCAGGCCGACAGCGTGCAGGCTGCGCTGGCCGAGGCGCAGCGGGCGGTCTCCGGGCGTGGGCGCGCGTTCCTGCGTCCGTCCGGTACCGAACCGGTCGTGCGGGTGACGGTCGAAGCCGACGATGCGACGTTGATGCAGGAGACCCTGGATCGCCTTTCCGCAGCGGTGACGGCAGCGGCAGCCTGA
- the accD gene encoding acetyl-CoA carboxylase, carboxyltransferase subunit beta yields MSWLSKLMPSGIRTDNTPSKKRSVPEGLWEKCSNCGSALYRPELEENLEVCPKCGHHMAIRARARLAALFDADSSTEIAARLGPTDLLKFKDQKKYGERIKIAQKNTGEYDALIAMRGLLKGRPLVASSFDFAFMGGSMGSVVGERFALAAETAAEIGAPYVCFSASGGARMQEGLFSLMQMAKTSAALGKLREAGQPYISVLTHPTTGGVSASFAMLGDINIAEPQALIGFAGPRVIEQTVREKLPEGFQRSEFLLEHGAIDQICDRRELRDRLADLLAMLRREPAPEVA; encoded by the coding sequence ATGAGTTGGCTCAGCAAGTTGATGCCGTCTGGCATCCGCACCGACAACACCCCCAGCAAGAAGCGCAGCGTCCCCGAGGGCCTGTGGGAAAAGTGCAGCAACTGCGGCAGCGCGTTGTACCGTCCGGAGCTGGAAGAGAACCTGGAGGTCTGCCCGAAGTGCGGCCACCACATGGCCATCCGCGCCCGCGCCCGCCTGGCAGCGCTGTTCGACGCCGACAGCAGCACCGAGATCGCCGCCCGCCTGGGGCCGACCGACCTGCTGAAATTCAAGGACCAGAAGAAGTACGGTGAGCGCATCAAGATCGCGCAGAAGAACACCGGTGAGTACGACGCGCTGATCGCCATGCGTGGCCTGCTCAAGGGGCGCCCGCTGGTGGCCTCCTCGTTCGACTTCGCCTTCATGGGCGGCTCGATGGGCTCGGTGGTCGGCGAGCGTTTCGCGCTGGCGGCGGAAACCGCTGCGGAAATCGGCGCACCCTACGTGTGCTTCTCGGCCAGCGGTGGCGCGCGCATGCAGGAGGGCCTGTTCTCGCTGATGCAGATGGCCAAGACCTCGGCCGCGCTGGGCAAGCTGCGTGAAGCCGGCCAGCCGTACATCTCGGTGCTGACCCATCCGACCACCGGTGGTGTGTCGGCGTCGTTTGCGATGCTTGGCGACATCAACATCGCCGAACCGCAGGCGCTGATCGGCTTCGCCGGCCCGCGCGTGATCGAGCAGACCGTCCGCGAGAAGCTGCCGGAAGGCTTCCAGCGCTCGGAGTTCCTGCTCGAGCACGGCGCCATCGATCAGATCTGCGACCGCCGTGAACTGCGCGACCGCCTGGCCGACCTGCTGGCGATGCTGCGCCGCGAGCCGGCACCGGAGGTGGCTTGA
- the trpA gene encoding tryptophan synthase subunit alpha, protein MSVSRLDDCFQRLRAQQRKALIPFITAGDPSLEATVPVMHALVQAGADVIELGVPFSDPMADGPTIQRSSERALARGAGSRYVLQAVTRFRERDAQTPVVLMGYLNPVEIHGYAAFAKAAVDAGVDGVLLVDLPPEEAGEAQQAFDAAGLALVLLASPTTSEARAGKLLALARGYLYYVSFAGVTGASERLDSEAASARLQALRARASVPVVAGFGIKDAASAAAMARQADGVVVGSALVEALAGAQSAEDAAQRAGTFLAPLRQALDR, encoded by the coding sequence ATGTCCGTTTCCCGACTCGATGACTGTTTCCAGCGCCTGCGCGCACAGCAGCGCAAGGCGCTGATCCCCTTCATCACGGCCGGTGATCCGTCGCTGGAGGCCACCGTGCCGGTGATGCACGCGCTGGTCCAGGCCGGCGCCGATGTGATCGAACTGGGCGTACCGTTCTCCGACCCGATGGCCGACGGCCCGACCATCCAGCGCAGCTCCGAGCGCGCGCTGGCCCGTGGGGCCGGCAGCCGCTACGTGCTGCAGGCGGTCACCCGGTTCCGCGAACGCGACGCGCAGACGCCGGTGGTGTTGATGGGCTATCTCAACCCGGTGGAGATCCACGGCTACGCGGCCTTTGCCAAGGCGGCGGTGGATGCCGGAGTGGATGGCGTGCTGCTGGTGGACCTGCCGCCGGAAGAGGCCGGCGAGGCACAGCAGGCGTTCGACGCGGCGGGCCTGGCGCTGGTGCTGCTGGCCTCGCCGACCACCAGCGAGGCGCGCGCCGGCAAGCTGCTGGCGCTGGCCCGCGGCTATCTCTATTACGTCAGTTTCGCCGGCGTCACCGGCGCCTCCGAGCGGCTGGACAGCGAGGCCGCCAGTGCGCGCCTGCAGGCGCTGCGCGCGCGCGCGTCAGTACCGGTGGTGGCCGGTTTCGGCATCAAGGATGCGGCCAGCGCCGCGGCCATGGCCCGCCAGGCCGATGGCGTGGTGGTCGGCAGCGCGCTGGTGGAGGCCCTGGCCGGCGCGCAGTCGGCCGAAGATGCCGCGCAGCGTGCCGGTACCTTCCTGGCCCCGCTGCGGCAGGCACTGGACCGCTGA